A window of Thunnus thynnus chromosome 17, fThuThy2.1, whole genome shotgun sequence contains these coding sequences:
- the LOC137167900 gene encoding apoptosis regulator BAX-like, producing MASEGNGMSDERIGEALIKEVIQEELKDVPVEDIPPLTPLAVEVKTEQEQKMVTQLGKMIRIIGDRVRDDKEFQDAIDGVAHGCGCGSGSTWDRFKIVADKVFEHGITWERIAVLFYVAGRLALRMVEAHLPQSVREVLKWTVDFFKNNLLGWIREHGGWINSFSELASSSMQSGVSLLSSRSYSLVLIFVSGLAVGSFITWRLTRQL from the exons ATGGCAAGTGAAGGAAACGGCATGTCAG ATGAAAGGATAGGAGAAGCCCTCATCAAAGA GGTCATACAGGAGGAGCTGAAGGATGTGCCCGTAGAGGACATCCCACCTCTCACTCCGCTGGCTGTGGAAGTAAAGACTGAGCAGGAGCAGAAGATGGTGACCCAGCTGGGCAAAATGATCCGCATCATCGGTGACAGGGTCCGAGACGACAAGGAGTTCCAAGA TGCGATAGACGGCGTGGCTCACGGCTGCGGCTGCGGCTCCGGCTCCACATGGGACAGATTCAAGATAGTGGCGGACAAAGTCTTTGAACATGGCATCACCTGGGAGAGAATCGCTGTGCTCTTCTATGTGGCCGGCAGGCTGGCTCTCCGG ATGGTGGAGGCTCATCTCCCTCAGTCTGTGAGGGAGGTCTTGAAGTGGACCGTGGATTTCTTCAAAAACAACCTGCTGGGTTGGATTCGAGAACATGGAGGATGG atCAACAGTTTCTCAGAGCTGGCATCATCGTCCATGCAGAGTGGTGTGTCGTTGTTGAGCTCTCGCAGCTACAGCCTCGTCCTCATCTTCGTCAGCGGCCTGGCTGTAGGAAGCTTCATCACCTGGAGGCTGACCAGACAGCTCTga